The sequence TCAATGGCTTTTTTATCAAGATTCCCATCCCAGATGCCAAGGACAGTCCCTTTGCTTATTTCTTCCTAAACGTGCCAAAGTATGGTTGGCCTTATGTTTTGACCTATGCAGGTACAATCTTTGTTGCTTATCTTCTAGTAGGCTTTTTCTTGTTTTTTGTCAAAAGCTGGCGCGCCAAACGAGTAGGGGCTAACCAGCCAACTCCCTAAAGACGAACGATTTTCAGAAAAAATGGAAAATCTTGTCTTCTGGCACAATTTATGCTATACTTTGCTTAATCAATCCTTTAATATCTGTCCCGTGAGGCAGTCAAGGAGAATCAAGTAAAGAAGGTGGCTGGCTCTACCTGTATTTTCTGAAGTCTCCGAAAAGGAGACTTTTTTTCATGAAAAGGAGTAAGGAATGAAAACAAAAGTGATTGTCGATGACATGACCATGAAACGGGCAATTACCCGAATAACCTACGAGATCATCGAGCGCAACAAGAATTTGGACACTATCGTACTAGCTGGGATCAAAACCAGAGGTGTCTACATTGCTCGTCGGATTCAAGAACGATTGAAGCAGTTGGAAGGAATCGATGTTCCCCTGGCTGAACTGGATACTAAACCATTTCGAGATGATGTGAAGGTGGAGGAAGATACAACGCTTATTACAACGGATGTTAATGACCGAGATATAATCTTGGTTGATGACGTGCTATATACTGGCCGCACAATCCGTGCTGCGATTGACAACGTGGTTTCTCTTGGTCGTCCTTCCCGTGTCAGCTTGGCTGTACTCGTTGACCGTGGTCACCGTGAATTACCTATTCGCGCAGATTATGTTGGGAAAAATATTCCAACCAGCCGTTCGGAGGAAATTATTGTACAAATGGCTGAAATTGATGAGCAAGATGCGGTCTTGCTAGTTGAAAACGCCTAGTCTTGGCTAGAAAGTTTGGGGATTCCTGATGACGGTTGACAATGGACAGGTGAAATTGCCACATGTGGTGTCAATGGAAGAGTTGACAACTGAAGAGGTGATGGGACTTATTCAGCGAGGACTAGCTTTTAAGAATGGGCAGGCCCAGCCAAATGCTGTTTCGCATCTTGTAGCAGCCAATCTCTTTTTCGAAGATTCCACGCGCACGCATAAGTCGTTTGAAATGGCAGAAATTAAGCTAGGAATGGAACGGATTGATTTTAACGCCAGCACAAGTTCGGTAAATAAGGGTGAGACTTTATATGATACAATTTTAACTATGTCGGCTCTAGGCGTGGAGGTCTGTGTTATTCGCCATCCAGCGGTTGATTATTACCGAGAGTTGATCGATAGTCCGACCATTAAACCTGCGATTGTAAATGGTGGAGATGGTTCTGGCCAGCATCCCAGTCAATCCTTGCTGGATTTGATGACAATCTATGAAGAATTTGGCTCCTTTACTGGTTTGAAGGTTTTGATTGCTGGTGACTTACGTCATTCGAGAGTAGCTCGTTCCAACATGGATATTCTGCACCGTCTAGGCGCTCAGCTATTCTTCTCAGGGCCAAAGGAATGGTATGATCCTGCATTTGATGTGTATGGGAGGTTTGTGGACTTAGACCAGGTGATTGAGGAGCTGGATGTTCTCATGCTCTTGCGTGTTCAACACGAACGCCATGATGGAGCAACCAGTTTTTCAAAAGAAGCCTATCACCAGACATTTGGATTGACAGAAAACCGCTATAAGCTACTAAAACCAGGAGCTATCATCATGCATCCTGCCCCTGTCAACCGTGGGGTTGAGATTGCAGACCAGCTTGTGGAAGCTGAAAAATCTCGGATTACAGCTCAGATGGAAAATGGGGTGTATGTCCGAATGGCCATTTTAGAAGCAGTTCTAGCCGATCGGGCATAGGATTGAAACGTTAAGAGACTCCAGAGAGGGTCCACGAAAGAGGAAACAATGGGAAAAAGACTTTTAATTTTGGAAGATGGGACAATTTTTGAAGGGCAAGCCTTCGGAGCTAATATTAGCGTGACTGGTGAAATTGTCTTTAACACTGGGATGACGGGTTACCAAGAATCTATTACAGATCAGTCTTATAATGGGCAAATTTTGACCTTTACCTATCCCTTGGTTGGAAATTATGGGATAAACCGTGATGATTATGAATCGATTCGTCCGACCTGTAAGGGTGTGGTCGTGAGCGAGTGGGCAAGACGGGCAAGTAATTGGCGCAATCAGCTCACTTTGGATGAATTTTTGAAAGCCAAAAAAATCCCAGGTATTTCAGGAATTGATACGCGGGCTCTGACAAAGATTATTCGAAAACATGGGACCATGAAAGCGACGATGGCGGATGTTGGGGATTCTGTCGAACACTTATCAGATCAGCTGCGTGCGACAGTCTTGCCGACCAATAACATTGCACAGGTTTCTACGAAAACGGCCTATCCAGCTCCAGGAACGGGTAAAAATATTGTCTTGGTAGATTTTGGATTGAAGCATTCAATTTTGCGCGAGTTGGCAAAGCGCAACTGTAATGTAACAGTTGTCCCTTATGACACCAGTGCCCAAGAAATCCTAGACCTAGCGCCAGATGGAGTGATGCTGTCCAATGGCCCGGGAGATCCAGATGATGTTGCTGATGTTTTGGAAATGATTCGGACTGTACAAGGTCAGATTCCAATCTTCGGAATTTGTATGGGACACCAGTTGTTTGCCAAGGCCAATGGCGCCAAGACCTACAAGATGAAATTTGGTCACCGTGGTTTTAACCATGCTGTCCGAGAAATTGCAACTGGTCGAGTAGATTTTACCAGTCAAAACCATGGATTCGCAGTATCGAGAGAAGACTTGCCGGAATGCCTTATGATAACCCATGAAGAAATCAATGACAAATCCGTTGAAGGAGTACGTCACCGCCATCATCCTGCCTTCTCGGTTCAATTCCACCCAGATGCAGCGCCTGGTCCACACGACGCAAGTTATCTTTTTGATGAATTTATGGACTTGATTGATGCCTTTCAATCGCAGAGATGATTCTGCTAAAATTGGAAGGATTAGAGTGAGGGATGGGAAGACAAAATCGGCTAATCTGTTAGAGTATTTTGCCCTTCTAGCCAAAGTTCTAGTGACCTTTGCTAACTCTGACACTAGCAGTAAGGTTTATCTAATATCGAGCTAAACCTTACTACGTCGGACTATTATTTAATTCTATCCGGAGAGATAGAAAATAGAAAGGAGAAGATACAGGTTCGAGTTTCCTATTCGAACACGCCCTAAGGACTGTGCTAAAAAGATAAACGTCGTCTTGATGCTTGAAGCATCGGCGTCGCGTTTCCTATTTTCGCTTTGTCCTCTTAATGGGCTTTGTATCATACATTATGCCAAAACGTACGGATATTAAGAAAATTATGGTGATTGGGTCTGGTCCGATTATTATCGGTCAGGCTGCGGAGTTTGATTATGCTGGGACTCAGGCTTGTTTGGCTTTGAAGGAAGAAGGCTATAGTGTTGTCTTAGTCAATTCAAACCCTGCAACCATCATGACAGACAAGGAAATTGCAGACAAGGTTTATATTGAGCCGATTACGCTTGAATTTGTCACACGGATTTTACGGAAGGAGCGTCCAGATGCTCTCTTGCCAACTCTTGGTGGTCAGACTGGTCTCAACATGGCCATGGAATTGTCTAAGGCTGGTATTTTAGATGAGCTTGGGGTTGAGCTGTTGGGAACCAAACTGTCTGCAATTGATCAGGCAGAGGACCGCGACCTCTTCAAACAACTCATGGAAGACCTCGATCAGCCTATTCCTGAATCAACCATTGTGACAACAGTTGAAGAGGCTTTGGAATTTGCTGCTGAAATTGGCTATCCTGTCATTGTTCGACCTGCCTTCACGCTAGGTGGTACTGGCGGTGGTATGTGTGCCAATGAAGAAGAACTGCGTGAAATAGCGGAAAATGGTCTGAAATTGTCACCAGTGACCCAGTGTTTGATTGAACGTTCCATTGCTGGTTTCAAGGAAATCGAATACGAAGTAATGCGGGATGCGGCTGACAATGCCTTGGTCGTATGTAACATGGAAAACTTTGACCCTGTGGGAATTCATACAGGAGATTCTATCGTATTTGCTCCAACGCAGACGCTTTCGGATATTGAAAACCAGATGCTGCGTGATGCCAGTCTCAGTATCATCCGTGCCCTAAAAATCGAGGGTGGTTGTAATGTGCAGTTGGCACTAGATCCACATAGTTTCAAATATTATGTCATTGAAGTAAACCCACGTGTGTCCCGTTCCTCTGCCTTGGCATCCAAAGCGACAGGTTATCCTATTGCCAAATTGGCAGCAAAAATTGCGGTTGGCTTGACCTTGGATGAAATGGTGAACCCTGTCACAGGGACAACCTATGCCATGTTTGAGCCTGCTCTTGACTACGTTGTGGCAAAAATTCCACGTTTCCCATTTGATAAGTTTGAAAAAGGGGAGCGCCGCCTTGGAACGCAGATGAAGGCAACTGGTGAGGTCATGGCCATTGGTCGTAATATCGAAGAAAGTCTACTCAAGGCCTGCCGTTCTTTGGAAATCGGTGTCTACCACAATGAAATGCCTGAACTCAGCCAAGTGACAGATGATCAATTGGTTGAAAAGATTGTCAAGGCACAGGATGATCGTCTATTCTATCTTTCAGAAGCCCTTCGACGTGGCTATACAGTAGAAGAACTGGCTCAATTGACGAAGATTGATCTTTTCTTCCTTGATAAGCTGCTTCATATCTTAGAAATTGAGCAGGAATTGGCAATCAATCACGATAATATCGACTTATTGAAAAAAGTCAAGAAATACGGTTTTGCAGACCGCAAGATTGCGGAACTCTGGGGACGGACAGAATCCTACATTCGTCAATTGCGTACAGAGCACAAAATTGTCCCTGTTTACAAGATGGTGGATACTTGTGCAGCCGAATTTGAAAGTGCTACACCTTATTTCTATTCAACTTATGAGTGGGAAAATGAGTCTATCCGTTCGGAGAAAGAATCTGTTTTGGTGTTGGGGTCTGGCCCAATCCGTATCGGACAGGGTGTGGAGTTTGACTATGCAACGGTGCATTCGGTCAAGGCCATTCAGGCGGCTGGCTACGAAGCCATTATTATGAACTCAAACCCTGAAACAGTGTCAACAGACTTTTCGGTTTCGGACAAGCTTTACTTCGAGCCATTGACCTTGGAAGATGTTTTGAATGTGATTGACCTTGAGAAACCCAAAGGGGTTATCGTTCAGTTCGGTGGCCAGACAGCCATCAATTTGGCAGAGCCATTGGCCAAAGCAGGTATTCCAATTTTGGGTACGCAAGTAGCGGATTTGGATAGAGCTGAAGACAGGGATTTATTTGAAAAAGCCCTGAAAGACCTTGGGATTCCACAGCCACCAGGCCAAACCGCAACCAACGAAGAGGAAGCACTAGAAGCGGCCCGCAAAATTGGTTTTCCGGTACTTGTTCGTCCCTCTTATGTCTTAGGCGGTCGTGCTATGGAGATTGTCGAAAATGAAGAGGACTTACGTTCTTATATGAGAACGGCGGTCAAGGCTTCGCCAGAGCACCCAGTTTTGGTGGATTCTTACATCGTCGGTCGTGAGTGTGAAGTGGATGCTATTTCAGATGGTAAGGATGTCTTGATTCCGGGTATTATGGAGCATATCGAGCGAGCTGGGGTTCACTCAGGTGACTCGATGGCAGTTTATCCGCCACAAACCTTGTCTAAAGAGGTGCAGTCGACCATTGCAGACTACACCAAACGCTTGGCAATCGGCCTCAACTGTATCGGTATGATGAATATCCAGTTTGTTATCAAGGATGAGACGGTTTATGTGATCGAAGTTAATCCTCGTGCTAGTCGTACGGTTCCATTCTTGTCCAAAGTCACAGACATTCCAATGGCCCAGGTTGCAACCAAATTGATTTTGGGACAAAGCCTTGTGGAACTGGGTTACCAAGATGGTCTTTATCCTGAGAGCAATCAGGTGCACGTTAAAGCACCAGTATTCTCATTTACAAAATTGGCTAAAGTTGACAGTTTGTTAGGACCAGAGATGAAGTCAACCGGTGAGGTAATGGGGTCAGATATGACCTTGGAGAAGGCTCTCTATAAGGCCTTTGAAGCAAGTTACCTGCATTTGGAAGATTTCGGCACTATCGTCTTTACAGTTGCGGATGAGGACAAGGAGGAGGCCTTCCGTCTAGCAGAAAGATACCGTGAAATTGGCTTTATTATTGCGGCTACAAGCGGTACGGCAACTGCCTTCCAAGCTAAGGGCTTAGACTGTCTGCCTGTTGGTAAAATCAGTGGAGACCACAGAGAGTCGATTCCTCAGCTGGTCCGTAAAGGAAAGGTTCAAGCCATTGTCAATACAGTAGGCAAAAAGCGTGTGGCAGACGAGGATGGAGAGGTTATTCGTGCATCTGCTATCGAAGCAGGGATTCCGCTTTTTACAGCCTTAGATACAGCAGCGGCCATGTTGGCTGTGCTAGAAAGTCGTAGTTTTTCGACGCGAGCAATTTAGGAGATAAAAAATGAAGGTTCATTTAGTGGATGAGTTTGGGAATGTAAAGGAAGTGAAGGCTGGTTTTTCATGGACAACCTTTTTCTTCAAGTTTTTTGTACCGCTGATTCGAGGTGATTTAAAATGGTTTGCGATTATTTTGGTAGCATTCTTGTTGGCATTGTTAATTGATCGTCGCTTTGATATTCCCTTTATCAATACTGGCTTTGGGATTTTGTGGGGCTATCTCTACAATCGAATCTATATCAAGGAAGCCTTGGCAAAAGGATGGCGCCCGGTTAGTGAGGCTGATCAGGAAGCCATTCGCCAATTTCTACAATCCTAAGCCTTGATTCACAAAGAGATTTAAGTGTGACTTCGTAAGAAGTCACGCTTTTTCTGTTATAATATTCAATATGAAAGTAATTGTAACAACAAGTTTGGGAATGGATGAGCACTTGGTTCAGAAGGCCAAACGATTAGCTGAAGATTTAGGGATTGTTTACTGTGAGCGGCGGAAGCAAGCCGTGAAGGTCTTACTCAAGCAGGCGGATGCGGTTTTGGTGGTCTATAAGGATCGATTGGTTTTTGAGCAAAAAGAAGGGAGAAAACTCTTTTTTCACCCAGATACTGCTATCTTGCGGATGAAAGCTGAGCGTGATCCATTTTTGGAAATGGTCGGAAGTCAGCCGAAAAAGGTTTTGGATGCAACCTTAGGACTGGGAACAGATAGTTTGGTTCTTGCCAGCGCTGGACATCAGGTTGTTGGATTAGAAAGCTCTTTTTGGACTCATTTTTTGGTGCAGGAGGGTTTAAAAAACTACCAAACAGGTCATGCTGCAGTTGATCAAGCCATGCGATCGATTGAGACTATCTGTACAGATAGTCTGAGTTTTCTACAAACCGCAGCAGCAAAGAGTGTTGATATCATCTATTTTGACCCCATGTTCTCAGAGGAAATCAAGGAATCGCACAATTTGTCTGGATTGGAGAAACTAGCGAATCCGAGTCCACTTTCTCACCAATTAGTTAACGAAGCCAAGCGAGTGGCGCGTGAGAAGATTATTTTAAAGGCGCATTTCAGAGATAGAGCTTTTGAGGACTTTGGGTTCATTCGTCATGTACGCCCTAATCAAAAATTTCACTTTGGAGAAATCATCTTGGAGAAAGAAAAATGAAAATACTTGTAACAGCCTTTGATCCTTTTGGCGGAGAGTCCATCAATCCAGCTCAAGAAGCTGTCCGTTTATTGCCGAAAAAGATCTCAGGTGCAGATATAGAAACCTTGTTTGTTCCGACTGTTTTTCACTTGTCTGCCCAACAATTGGAAGAGAAGTGGGCAAGTAGCCAACCGGATGTCGTCTTGTGTATCGGCCAAGCAGGAGGGCGGCCTGATCTGACTCCGGAGCGCGTCGCTATCAATTTAGACGATGCACGAATTCCAGATAATCAGGGGCAGGCTCCGATTGATGCAAGCATTCGACCAGATGGTCCAGCAGCCTATTTTTCAACCTTGCCCATAAAAGCAATGGTTCAGGCTATTCGTCAGGTTGGACTACCTGCTTCAGTGTCAAATTCGGCAGGGACTTTTGTCTGCAATCATCTCATGTATCAGGCCCTTTATTTGGCTGAGAATCGGTTTCCAAATAGTAAGGCAGGTTTTCTTCATATTCCTTTCTTGCCGCAACAGGTAGTTGATAAGCCAGGTCTTCCATCGATGAGTCTGGCGGATATTGTCCGTGGCTTGGAAGCAGCCATAGAAGCACTTGTTCAGGTTGGAGATGGCCAGGATATCCTTATGCAAGATGGAAAGACGCATTGAGGTGTGAGATGAGAGAAGAACGAATTCAAGAGATGGAGACTGCCTTTCAGCAACAAGAAGCTCTAATGCGACAAGTGGAATCCTTGCTGGATCAACTAGAAACTAGTCAGCTCATTTTTCAAGAATTATTAGCTTATTATCAGTCGCCACAATTTCTATCTGATATGGAATGGGCAGATCGTCAGGAAAGCCTGCCATTTCCTTGTGGAATATTGAGTCAAGATGGGTTTTACAATTTTTTACTGGAGCGTCAGGAAGTTGGGAAAAGTCTTGCAGAAATCGGCAAGGAATGGAGTCGTTAAAAAAATAAAAGGATGTCAAGTTTTTTTCTTGACAGACACAAAATGTGTGTTATAATAGAACATGTGCTAAATAGCTCTGCTATTTCACCGAACAATAAAATTAAAAGAAAAGAGATAATAAAAAATGGCAGTAAAAATCCGTTTGACTCGTATGGGTTCTAAAAAGAAACCTTTCTACCGTATTAACGTTGCAGATTCACGCGCACCACGCGATGGTCGTTTCATCGAAACAGTTGGTACTTACAACCCACTTTTGGCTGAAAACTCAGTAACTCTTAAAGAAGAGCGTGTTCTTGAGTGGTTGGCAAAAGGTGCACAACCATCTGACACAGTTCGTGCCCTTCTTTCAAAAGCTGGCGTATTGGCTAAATTCCACGATCAAAAATTCTCTAAATAAGAATAGTAAGCGAGAACACTTATGGACATGATTGAAAATCTGATTATCTCAATTGTGAAACCCTTGATTTCACAGCCTGAAAGTCTGACGATTAAAATTGAAGACACACCTGAATTTTTGGAATATCATTTAGACTTGGATCAGTCTGATATTGGCCGTGTGATTGGTAAGAAAGGTCGCACAATTTCGGCAATCAGAACAATCGTTTATTCTGTTCCAACAAGTGATAAAAAAGTTCGTCTCGTTATTGATGAGAAATAAGTAATTCCACCCTTGGGTGGTTTTTACTTTTGCTTGGGGGCTAGATAAGCCCCCTCTTCTTTTGAAGGGAGAAATGATGCAGTTAATTTGGTCCTATTTGAAAAAGTATCCCAAGTGGTTAGTTTTAGATTTATTGGGAGCTCTTTTGTTTGTAGTTGTCAACTTGGGACTACCGACTTTCTTGGCTCGTATGATTGATCAGGGAATCACTCAACAAAATCAAGAACAGCTTTATTACTGGGCCTTGATGATGCTTTTGATAGTCGTCTTGGGAATATTTGGTCGGGTTGTTTTGGCCTATGCGGCGGGGCAGCTGACCACCAACATTGTCAAGGATATTCGCAACGACCTCTATGAAAAAATTCAAGATTATTCGCATCATGAGTATGAGCAGATTGGGGTTTCGTCCTTGGTGACGCGGATGACCAACGATGCCTTTGTCCTAATGCAGTTTGCAGAGCAGGTTTTGAAGTTGGGGATTATTACGCCCTTGATGATGATTGCCTCTGTCATCATGACCCTGTTGACCAGTCCTGGTTTGGCTTGGACGGTAGCAGTAGCCATGCCTTTCTTGGTCTGGGTTATTGTCTATGTAGCTATCAAGACCCGTCCCTTGTCTGAACAGCAGCAAAAACGCTTGGATACTATTAACCAGTATGTGCGTGAAAATCTTATGGGCTTGCGGGTCATTCGTGCCTTTGCTCGTGAGGATTTTCAGGAGGAGCGGTTTGAGGAGGTCAATCAGGACTACACTCAGACTTCCAAACGTTTGTTTAACCTGACAGGTTTGACCGAGCCGCTTTTCGTCCAGATTATCATTGCTATGATTGTGGCGATTGTCTGGTTTGCCCTTCCTCCTTTGGCGGAGGGAAGTTTGCAGATTGGGGACTTGGTGGCCTTTATCGAGTATAGTTTCCATGCCCTCTTTTCATTCTTGCTCTTCGCCAATCTCTTTACCATGTATCCTCGTATGGCAGTTTCGAGCCAGCGAATTCAGGAAGTCTTGGATATGCCCATTTCTATTTCAAAAAATGAAGACGGGATTACAGAAACAGAAACGCGTGGCTACTTGGAGTTTGACAATGTGACTTTTGCCTATCCTGGTGAAACAGAGTCGCCTGTTTTGCACAATATTTCCTTCAAGGCCAAACCAGGTGAAACAGTTGCCTTTATCGGTTCAACGGGTTCAGGTAAGTCCTCCTTGGTCAATCTGATTCCGCGTTTCTATGATGTGACGCTGGGTCGAATCTTGGTGGACGGTGTGGATGTCAGACGTTACAATCTAAAGGCACTCCGCAGCAAGATAGGCTTTATTCCGCAGAAAGCTCTGCTATTTACCGGAACAATCGCAGAAAATCTCAAGTATGGGAAGCTGGACGCGAGTTTGGCGGAGTTGCATGAGGCGGCGGATGTGGCCCAGGCCAAAGACTTTATCGAGAGCAAGGAGGAGCAGTTCGACACCCACTTGGCAGAGGGCGGTAGCAACCTGTCGGGCGGGCAGAAGCAGCGTTTGTCCATTGCTCGTGCGATCGTCAAGCAGCCAGATATCTATATCTTTGACGATTCCTTCTCGGCCTTGGATTATAAGACGGATGCGATTCTGCGGGCTCGCTTGAAGGAAGTGACAGAGAATGCGACGGTGCTGATTGTGGCTCAGCGGGTCGGGACCATTATGGATGCGGACCAGATTATCGTGCTCAATGAAGGGGAAATTGTCGGTCGTGGTACCCATAGTGAGCTCATGGAAAGCAATGACATTTACCGTGAGATTGCTAATTCGCAGCTCAATCGCCAGTCCTTGACTGAAACAGAAGAATAGGAGGAAGTCATGAAAGAACAGAATGTATTTGGCCGTATTTGGCTTTACTTGAAAAACTATCAGGCTTCCATTTATCTGGCGGTTTTGATGAAGGTTGTCAGTGCGGTTATGAATGCCTTGGAGCCCTTTGTACTTGGCTTGATTATCACCGAGTTAACGACCAATCTCTTGGACCTGGCAAAAGGTGTGAACGGTGCTGGCATCAATACTAGCTACATTGCTACCATGCTTGCGATTTACGCCTTGCGTGCCCTTTTTTACGAACTGGGTGCCTATTTTTCCAACTATTTCATGACCAAGGGTGTGCAGTCGGCTATTCAGCAGCTCCGCAATGACCTGTCTGCTAAAATCAATCGGATTCCAGTTGCCTATTTTGACAAGCACCAGTACGGTGACTTGCTGGGGCGGTTTACCAGCGATGTGGAAACGGTGTCCAATGCCCTGCAACAGAGTTTCTTGCAGATTGTCAATGCCGTTTTGACCTTGAGTTTGGCCTTGGGCATGGTCTTCTATCTCAACGCCTCCTTGGCGGTGGTGGTCTTAATTTTGGTGCCTGTCACCTATTTCTCGTCCAAGTTTATCATCGGCAAGTCCCAGCCCTATTTCAAGCAACAGGCTGATGCCCTCGGTCGCCTCAACGG is a genomic window of Streptococcus sp. 29896 containing:
- the pyrR gene encoding bifunctional pyr operon transcriptional regulator/uracil phosphoribosyltransferase PyrR, encoding MKTKVIVDDMTMKRAITRITYEIIERNKNLDTIVLAGIKTRGVYIARRIQERLKQLEGIDVPLAELDTKPFRDDVKVEEDTTLITTDVNDRDIILVDDVLYTGRTIRAAIDNVVSLGRPSRVSLAVLVDRGHRELPIRADYVGKNIPTSRSEEIIVQMAEIDEQDAVLLVENA
- a CDS encoding aspartate carbamoyltransferase catalytic subunit, whose translation is MTVDNGQVKLPHVVSMEELTTEEVMGLIQRGLAFKNGQAQPNAVSHLVAANLFFEDSTRTHKSFEMAEIKLGMERIDFNASTSSVNKGETLYDTILTMSALGVEVCVIRHPAVDYYRELIDSPTIKPAIVNGGDGSGQHPSQSLLDLMTIYEEFGSFTGLKVLIAGDLRHSRVARSNMDILHRLGAQLFFSGPKEWYDPAFDVYGRFVDLDQVIEELDVLMLLRVQHERHDGATSFSKEAYHQTFGLTENRYKLLKPGAIIMHPAPVNRGVEIADQLVEAEKSRITAQMENGVYVRMAILEAVLADRA
- a CDS encoding carbamoyl phosphate synthase small subunit, which encodes MGKRLLILEDGTIFEGQAFGANISVTGEIVFNTGMTGYQESITDQSYNGQILTFTYPLVGNYGINRDDYESIRPTCKGVVVSEWARRASNWRNQLTLDEFLKAKKIPGISGIDTRALTKIIRKHGTMKATMADVGDSVEHLSDQLRATVLPTNNIAQVSTKTAYPAPGTGKNIVLVDFGLKHSILRELAKRNCNVTVVPYDTSAQEILDLAPDGVMLSNGPGDPDDVADVLEMIRTVQGQIPIFGICMGHQLFAKANGAKTYKMKFGHRGFNHAVREIATGRVDFTSQNHGFAVSREDLPECLMITHEEINDKSVEGVRHRHHPAFSVQFHPDAAPGPHDASYLFDEFMDLIDAFQSQR
- the carB gene encoding carbamoyl-phosphate synthase large subunit yields the protein MPKRTDIKKIMVIGSGPIIIGQAAEFDYAGTQACLALKEEGYSVVLVNSNPATIMTDKEIADKVYIEPITLEFVTRILRKERPDALLPTLGGQTGLNMAMELSKAGILDELGVELLGTKLSAIDQAEDRDLFKQLMEDLDQPIPESTIVTTVEEALEFAAEIGYPVIVRPAFTLGGTGGGMCANEEELREIAENGLKLSPVTQCLIERSIAGFKEIEYEVMRDAADNALVVCNMENFDPVGIHTGDSIVFAPTQTLSDIENQMLRDASLSIIRALKIEGGCNVQLALDPHSFKYYVIEVNPRVSRSSALASKATGYPIAKLAAKIAVGLTLDEMVNPVTGTTYAMFEPALDYVVAKIPRFPFDKFEKGERRLGTQMKATGEVMAIGRNIEESLLKACRSLEIGVYHNEMPELSQVTDDQLVEKIVKAQDDRLFYLSEALRRGYTVEELAQLTKIDLFFLDKLLHILEIEQELAINHDNIDLLKKVKKYGFADRKIAELWGRTESYIRQLRTEHKIVPVYKMVDTCAAEFESATPYFYSTYEWENESIRSEKESVLVLGSGPIRIGQGVEFDYATVHSVKAIQAAGYEAIIMNSNPETVSTDFSVSDKLYFEPLTLEDVLNVIDLEKPKGVIVQFGGQTAINLAEPLAKAGIPILGTQVADLDRAEDRDLFEKALKDLGIPQPPGQTATNEEEALEAARKIGFPVLVRPSYVLGGRAMEIVENEEDLRSYMRTAVKASPEHPVLVDSYIVGRECEVDAISDGKDVLIPGIMEHIERAGVHSGDSMAVYPPQTLSKEVQSTIADYTKRLAIGLNCIGMMNIQFVIKDETVYVIEVNPRASRTVPFLSKVTDIPMAQVATKLILGQSLVELGYQDGLYPESNQVHVKAPVFSFTKLAKVDSLLGPEMKSTGEVMGSDMTLEKALYKAFEASYLHLEDFGTIVFTVADEDKEEAFRLAERYREIGFIIAATSGTATAFQAKGLDCLPVGKISGDHRESIPQLVRKGKVQAIVNTVGKKRVADEDGEVIRASAIEAGIPLFTALDTAAAMLAVLESRSFSTRAI
- a CDS encoding class I SAM-dependent methyltransferase yields the protein MKVIVTTSLGMDEHLVQKAKRLAEDLGIVYCERRKQAVKVLLKQADAVLVVYKDRLVFEQKEGRKLFFHPDTAILRMKAERDPFLEMVGSQPKKVLDATLGLGTDSLVLASAGHQVVGLESSFWTHFLVQEGLKNYQTGHAAVDQAMRSIETICTDSLSFLQTAAAKSVDIIYFDPMFSEEIKESHNLSGLEKLANPSPLSHQLVNEAKRVAREKIILKAHFRDRAFEDFGFIRHVRPNQKFHFGEIILEKEK
- the pcp gene encoding pyroglutamyl-peptidase I — translated: MKILVTAFDPFGGESINPAQEAVRLLPKKISGADIETLFVPTVFHLSAQQLEEKWASSQPDVVLCIGQAGGRPDLTPERVAINLDDARIPDNQGQAPIDASIRPDGPAAYFSTLPIKAMVQAIRQVGLPASVSNSAGTFVCNHLMYQALYLAENRFPNSKAGFLHIPFLPQQVVDKPGLPSMSLADIVRGLEAAIEALVQVGDGQDILMQDGKTH
- a CDS encoding DUF4298 domain-containing protein; amino-acid sequence: MREERIQEMETAFQQQEALMRQVESLLDQLETSQLIFQELLAYYQSPQFLSDMEWADRQESLPFPCGILSQDGFYNFLLERQEVGKSLAEIGKEWSR
- the rpsP gene encoding 30S ribosomal protein S16; the protein is MAVKIRLTRMGSKKKPFYRINVADSRAPRDGRFIETVGTYNPLLAENSVTLKEERVLEWLAKGAQPSDTVRALLSKAGVLAKFHDQKFSK
- a CDS encoding KH domain-containing protein, whose product is MDMIENLIISIVKPLISQPESLTIKIEDTPEFLEYHLDLDQSDIGRVIGKKGRTISAIRTIVYSVPTSDKKVRLVIDEK
- a CDS encoding ABC transporter ATP-binding protein, yielding MQLIWSYLKKYPKWLVLDLLGALLFVVVNLGLPTFLARMIDQGITQQNQEQLYYWALMMLLIVVLGIFGRVVLAYAAGQLTTNIVKDIRNDLYEKIQDYSHHEYEQIGVSSLVTRMTNDAFVLMQFAEQVLKLGIITPLMMIASVIMTLLTSPGLAWTVAVAMPFLVWVIVYVAIKTRPLSEQQQKRLDTINQYVRENLMGLRVIRAFAREDFQEERFEEVNQDYTQTSKRLFNLTGLTEPLFVQIIIAMIVAIVWFALPPLAEGSLQIGDLVAFIEYSFHALFSFLLFANLFTMYPRMAVSSQRIQEVLDMPISISKNEDGITETETRGYLEFDNVTFAYPGETESPVLHNISFKAKPGETVAFIGSTGSGKSSLVNLIPRFYDVTLGRILVDGVDVRRYNLKALRSKIGFIPQKALLFTGTIAENLKYGKLDASLAELHEAADVAQAKDFIESKEEQFDTHLAEGGSNLSGGQKQRLSIARAIVKQPDIYIFDDSFSALDYKTDAILRARLKEVTENATVLIVAQRVGTIMDADQIIVLNEGEIVGRGTHSELMESNDIYREIANSQLNRQSLTETEE